The Chanos chanos chromosome 6, fChaCha1.1, whole genome shotgun sequence genome includes a region encoding these proteins:
- the nfatc2b gene encoding nuclear factor of activated T-cells, cytoplasmic 2 — MNYIYDNSDRNPSGLTDGNGQDELDFPYLFPYNPQDDQEDPGHPSRHDPHGHQDHESPHQFPYHQHTARDLIEDESPDLRELLGCADQPFPQPGAPGASASPRIEITSHDQHHQHRDHVHTAPVDIGPRPTLTVPGYDNSAYREACLSPASSNSSTSWQSEVYSPLASPCVSPGTGGGLGAMTVADLCPKFQAIHATSAGNSPRTSPTNSPRTSITEDTYLNRRASSPRPGSRSASPQGKRTYAQYENPSLVNQRPQSPSPQCRREEPARVEPYITHANLHELGNSFNSSLTKPVPNKMVRPNQEGVIYRESQLEQRVFPYEEVKREPGMEPLYVMPFSWHNQLLPGVCSVPVASVPALEWPLPSAAEQHELRIEIQPRQHHRAHYETEGSRGAVKAHSGGHPVVQLHGYRGAEPLALQVFIGTADERALRPHAFYQVHRITGKTVTTCSQEKMVSGTKVLELPLEPKENMRAVVDCAGILKLKNADIELRKGETDVGRKNTRVRLVFRVHVPQPGGQWLSLQVASQPIECSQRSAHELPAVERQDVDHCSVLGGLQMILTGQNFTSDSRVVFTEKTHDGLQIWEAEATVDRDKSQASMLFVEIPPYRDQNIYHPVKVNFHVLNGKRKRSQPQHFTYTPLTVPFIKTEPVDEYQFGQLGCAVSQILGVSPHSRHHTSQISPDSCSMPGMSARQPVGSSVYPPASEYQVPYPSVRYPSQAHSLGTSPTAHYLPRSDLSGLGTSPVRVTHIDAQQCPTSVSQFGASGYVQQHQRVIVSEGYQTATSQFHTLDVSDLCSSAAPQRPAGPRLGPPGQNRSPHQSFPPPGTQRSSVPAGVRIKEENLDQAYLDDVNDIIRKDLTVLSSDQ; from the exons ATGAACTACATCTATGATAATAGTGACCGTAACCCCTCTGGGCTGACGGACGGAAACGGCCAGGATGAGCTAGACTTTCCCTATTTGTTCCCGTACAACCCTCAGGATGATCAAG AAGACCCTGGTCACCCTTCCCGCCATGATCCTCATGGCCATCAGGACCATGAATCCCCTCACCAGTTCCCTTACCACCAGCACACTGCCAGGGACCTTATTGAGGATGAGTCCCCTGATCTGAGAGAGCTGTTGGGCTGTGCCGACCAACCTTTTCCCCAGCCTGGAGCTCCAGGGGCATCCGCCAGTCCCAGGATTGAGATAACCTCCCACGACCAGCACCATCAACACCGGGATCATGTGCACACAGCGCCGGTGGATATTGGCCCACGTCCCACACTCACCGTGCCGGGCTACGACAACTCGGCGTACAGAGAGGCCTGTCTGAGCCCTGCCAGCAGTAACTCCTCCACCAGCTGGCAGTCAGAGGTCTATTCGCCTCTGGcctctccctgtgtctcccCTGGTAcgggtgggggtttgggggcTATGACCGTGGCCGACCTGTGCCCGAAGTTCCAGGCGATTCACGCGACTTCGGCGGGCAACTCGCCCCGGACCTCTCCAACCAACTCCCCCCGCACCAGCATCACCGAGGACACCTACCTGAATCGGCGTGCATCATCACCTCGGCCGGGCTCCCGGTCAGCCTCGCCACAGGGCAAACGCACTTACGCCCAGTACGAGAACCCCAGTCTGGTGAACCAACGACCCCAGAGTCCCTCTCCCCAATGCAGGCGAGAGGAACCGGCTCGTGTTGAACCATACATCACGCACGCCAACCTGCATGAGCTAGGGAACAGCTTCAACTCCAGCCTGACCAAACCTGTCCCCAACAAGATGGTGAGACCCAATCAAGAGGGAGTCATCTACAGGGAGAGCCAATTAGAGCAGCGCGTGTTTCCGTAtgaggaggtgaagagagagcCTGGAATGGAGCCCTTGTACGTCATGCCGTTCTCTTGGCACAATCAGCTGCTACCAGGGGTCTGCAG TGTGCCCGTGGCATCTGTGCCCGCTCTGGAGTGGCCGCTGCCCAGCGCTGCTGAGCAGCATGAGCTCCGAATCGAGATCCAGCCCAGGCAGCACCATCGCGCCCACTATGAGACCGAGGGCAGCAGGGGAGCCGTGAAAGCACACTCTGGAGGCCATCCAGTCGTACAg CTGCATGGTTACAGAGGAGCGGAGCCCCTGGCGTTGCAGGTTTTCATCGGCACGGCAGACGAGCGTGCCCTGAGGCCACACGCCTTCTACCAGGTTCACCGCATCACTGGCAAAACCGTCACCACCTGCAGCCAAGAGAAAATGGTCAGCGGAACCAAGGTTCTAGAGCTGCCCCTGGAACCGAAGGAGAATATGCGAGCtgt GGTGGACTGTGCTGGCATCCTGAAACTGAAGAATGCTGATATTGAGctgaggaagggagagacagatgtggGGAGGAAGAACACACGTGTCAGACTCGTCTTCCGTGTCCACGTGCCTCAGCCTGGAGGACAGTGGCTGTCTCTGCAGGTGGCTTCCCAGCCCATAGAGTGCT CCCAGCGCTCGGCTCACGAGCTGCCGGCCGTGGAGAGACAAGATGTGGACCACTGTTCAGTTCTGGGCGGCCTTCAGATGATTCTCACCGGGCAGAACTTCACCTCTGACTCCAGAGTAGTCTTCACTGAGAAGACTCACG ATGGCCTGCAAATTTGGGAGGCAGAAGCCACTGTGGATAGAGACAAGAGCCAAGCT AGCATGCTCTTTGTGGAGATACCTCCTTATCGAGACCAAAACATCTACCATCCGGTCAAAGTCAACTTTCACGTGCTCAACGGGAAGAGAAAACGCAGCCAACCTCAACACTTCACTTACACTCCGCTGACAG TTCCATTCATTAAAACGGAGCCCGTTGATGAATACCAGTTTGGTCAACTGGGGTGTGCCGTGTCTCAGATCCTGGGGGTCTCTCCACACTCCCGCCATCACACCAGCCAGATCTCCCCAGACAGCTGTTCCATGCCAGGCATGTCCGCCCGCCAGCCGGTCGGCTCCAGTGTGTACCCTCCTGCCTCAGAATACCAGGTGCCGTACCCATCTGTCCGTTACCCAAGTCAGGCCCACTCCCTCGGTACCAGCCCAACGGCTCACTACCTACCCCGCTCAGACCTATCGGGCCTAGGCACCTCTCCCGTCCGGGTGACCCATATCGATGCCCAGCAGTGCCCGACTTCAGTCTCTCAGTTTGGCGCCTCTGGCTATGTGCAGCAGCACCAGCGGGTGATCGTGAGTGAAGGTTACCAGACTGCCACGTCTCAGTTCCACACTCTCGACGTGTCAGATCTCTGCTCCTCTGCGGCTCCCCAGCGGCC